The following proteins come from a genomic window of Sebastes fasciatus isolate fSebFas1 chromosome 6, fSebFas1.pri, whole genome shotgun sequence:
- the foxn4 gene encoding forkhead box protein N4, which produces MIEGGITSMMSGIIENAGHHPSPQDYRLLTTDPSQLREEDLPGDLQSLSWLTSVDVPRLQQMADSRGHSNGPSQGSLLEQQTAQLSNMTAMTAGQGSMLHLQSNMQHSPLGISIINTHSGSMSPFSMNGLPSPGYQCPTSVYQPTPQQVYSLTQTGQQCSTGGLYSNVSFNNQSLFTQPRLAPQDQELQPKSFPKPIYSYSCLIAMALKNSKTGSLPVSEIYSFMKDHFPYFKTAPDGWKNSVRHNLSLNKCFEKVENKTSSSSRKGCLWALNPAKIDKMEEEMQKWKRKDLPAIRRSMANPDELDKLITDRPENCRRKALEAGMTRLTSCPAGLPLSVPSQMHPQPIVTLSLPCLPMHQHHQLQAQLHAQARLSPMSPAPAQTPPLHTVPDLSHSPLTQHGSKPPDDFYSVHGDTHTEVDALDPSIMDFALQGNLWEEMKDDSFNLDALGTFSNSPLRLSDCDLGTAHLTPVSTGVNMPLSDMQVTGLYTSYTSQDHLSSQYMGAPANIKPIVLL; this is translated from the exons ATGATAGAAGGTGGAATTACATCCATGATGTCAGGAATAATTGAGAATGCCGGGCATCATCCGTCTCCACAGGACTACAG GCTTCTGACCACGGACCCCTCCCAGCTGAGGGAGGAGGACCTCCCTGGGGACCTGCAGTCTCTGTCATGGCTCACCTCTGTGGATGTGCCCCGACTCCAGCAGATGGCTGATAGCCGGGGCCACAGTAACGGGCCCTCCCAGGGCAGCTTGTTGGAGcaacagacag CTCAGCTGAGCAACATGACTGCGATGACAGCAGGTCAAGGCTCCATGCTCCACCTCCAGAGCAACATGCAGCACAGCCCTCTGGGAATCAGCATCATCAACACCCACAGCGGAAGT ATGTCTCCATTCTCCATGAATGGGCTGCCCTCACCGGGATACCAGTGCCCTACCTCAGTCTACCAGCCGACACCCCAGCAGGTGTACTCTCTAACCCAAACTGGACAACAG TGTTCAACTGGTGGGCTTTATAGCAATGTCTCTTTCAACAACCAAAGTCTATTCACACAACCTCGTCTGGCTCCGCAAGACCAGGAGCTGCAGCCCAAGTCTTTCCCCAAGCCAATCTATTCCTACAG CTGTTTGATTGCCATGGCTCTGAAGAACAGCAAAACTGGCAGCCTCCCAGTCAGTGAGATCTATAGCTTTATGAAGGACCACTTCCCTTATTTCAAG ACTGCACCTGACGGATGGAAGAACTCAGTCAGACACAACCTGTCCTTAAACAAGTGCTTTGAGAAAGTGGAGAACAAGACGAGCAGCTCGTCCCGTAAGGGCTGTCTGTGGGCGCTGAACCCTGCCAAAATTGACAAGATGGAGGAAGAGATGCAGAAGTGGAAACGCAAGGACCTCCCAGCCATCCGCCGCAGCATGGCGAACCCTG ATGAGTTGGACAAACTGATCACAGACCGCCCGGAGAACTGCAGGCGTAAGGCTCTAGAGGCCGGCATGACCCGTCTGACCAGTTGCCCCGCTGGCCTGCCGCTGTCCGTCCCATCCCAGATGCATCCACAGCCAATCGTCACGCTGTCCCTGCCCTGTTTACCCATgcaccagcaccaccagctcCAGGCCCAGCTCCACGCTCAGGCCCGCCTGTCCCCCATGTCCCCTGCTCCGGCTCAGACACCCCCTCTCCACACGGTCCCTGACCTATCCCACAGTCCACTCACCCAGCACGGCAGCAAGCCGCCGGATGATTTCTACAGCGTGcatggtgacacacacacagaggtggaTGCACTGGACCCTAGCATCATGGACTTTGCCCTTCAAG GTAATCTGTGGGAGGAAATGAAGGACGACAGCTTTAACCTGGATGCGTTGGGCACCTTCAGTAACTCTCCCCTCCGACTATCAGACTGTGACTTGGGAACAGCCCACCTGACTCCCGTCTCCACCGGAGTGAACATGCCGCTGTCAGACATGCAAGTGACGGGCCTCTACACCTCCTACACCTCCCAGGACCACCTGTCTTCCCAGTACATGGGCGCACCGGCCAACATCAAGCCCATCGTCCTGTTATAA